One genomic segment of Sminthopsis crassicaudata isolate SCR6 chromosome 2, ASM4859323v1, whole genome shotgun sequence includes these proteins:
- the CCDC25 gene encoding coiled-coil domain-containing protein 25 isoform X1 — protein MVFYFTSHADSSVYTIYMGKDKYENEDLIKYGWPEDIWFHVDKLSSAHVYLRLHKGERIEDIPKEVLMDCAHLVKANSIQGCKMNNVNVVYTPWSNLKKTADMDVGQIGFHRQKDVKIVTVEKKVNEILNRLEKTKMERFPDLAAEKECRDREERNEKKAQIQEMKRKEKEEMKKKKEMDELRSYSSLMKSENMSSNQDGNDSDEFM, from the exons CTGATTCATCTGTTTACACCATTTATATGGGAAAGGATAAATATGAAA ATGAAGATCTAATTAAATATGGCTGGCCAGAAGATATTTG gTTTCACGTGGACAAACTTTCTTCAGCTCATGTGTATCTTCGGTTACACAAG GGGGAAAGGATAGAAGACATTCCAAAGGAAGTGCTAATGGATTGTGCACACCTTGTGAAGGCCAATAGTATTCAAG GCTGCAAGATGAACAATGTTAATGTGGTGTATACACCGTGGTCTAATCTGAAGAAAACAGCAGACATGGATGTGGGACAGATAGGATTTCACAGGCAAAAGGAT GTGAAAATTGTAACAGTggagaagaaagtaaatgagaTTCTGAACCGATTAGAAAAGACCAAAATGGAGCGATTCCCAGACCTAGCAGCAGAAAAGGAATGCAGAGACCGAGAAGAGAGGAATGAGAAGAAAGCCCAGATccaagaaatgaagaggaaagaaaaagaggaaatgaagaagaagaaggaaatggatgaaCTTAGG AGTTATTCTTCATTAATGAAGTCTGAAAATATGTCTTCAAATCAG GATGGCAATGATTCAGATGAATtcatgtga
- the CCDC25 gene encoding coiled-coil domain-containing protein 25 isoform X2, whose amino-acid sequence MKVSFTKHLILKFPTDEDLIKYGWPEDIWFHVDKLSSAHVYLRLHKGERIEDIPKEVLMDCAHLVKANSIQGCKMNNVNVVYTPWSNLKKTADMDVGQIGFHRQKDVKIVTVEKKVNEILNRLEKTKMERFPDLAAEKECRDREERNEKKAQIQEMKRKEKEEMKKKKEMDELRSYSSLMKSENMSSNQDGNDSDEFM is encoded by the exons ATGAAAGtaagttttacaaagcatttgattttgaaatttccAACAG ATGAAGATCTAATTAAATATGGCTGGCCAGAAGATATTTG gTTTCACGTGGACAAACTTTCTTCAGCTCATGTGTATCTTCGGTTACACAAG GGGGAAAGGATAGAAGACATTCCAAAGGAAGTGCTAATGGATTGTGCACACCTTGTGAAGGCCAATAGTATTCAAG GCTGCAAGATGAACAATGTTAATGTGGTGTATACACCGTGGTCTAATCTGAAGAAAACAGCAGACATGGATGTGGGACAGATAGGATTTCACAGGCAAAAGGAT GTGAAAATTGTAACAGTggagaagaaagtaaatgagaTTCTGAACCGATTAGAAAAGACCAAAATGGAGCGATTCCCAGACCTAGCAGCAGAAAAGGAATGCAGAGACCGAGAAGAGAGGAATGAGAAGAAAGCCCAGATccaagaaatgaagaggaaagaaaaagaggaaatgaagaagaagaaggaaatggatgaaCTTAGG AGTTATTCTTCATTAATGAAGTCTGAAAATATGTCTTCAAATCAG GATGGCAATGATTCAGATGAATtcatgtga